Proteins encoded in a region of the Raphanus sativus cultivar WK10039 chromosome 8, ASM80110v3, whole genome shotgun sequence genome:
- the LOC108819355 gene encoding ran-binding protein 1 homolog a — protein sequence MATTNEPEHEHRDAEEAGANEDEDTGAQVAPIVRLEEVAVTTGEEDEDAVLDLKSKLYRFDKEANQWKERGGGTVKLLKHKSTGKIRLVMRQSKTLKICANHFVKQGMSVQEHVGNEKSCVWHARDFADGELKDELFCIRFASIENCKAFMQKFNEVAESEVEKEESKDASDTAGLLEKLSVEETETEEKPVEKEKTEAEEKKKSEPEKAVEVKKTEEASPST from the exons ATGGCGACGACCAACGAGCCCGAGCACGAGCACAGAGACGCGGAAGAAGCTGGAGCTAACGAGGACGAGGACACCGGAGCTCAGGTCGCTCCGATCGTTAGGCTTGAGGAGGTCGCCGTCACTACCGGCGAGGAAGACGAAGACGCCGTCCTCGATCT GAAATCGAAGCTGTATCGGTTCGATAAGGAGGCGAATCAGTGGAAGGAGAGAGGTGGTGGTACTGTGAAGCTGTTGAAGCATAAGAGCACTGGGAAGATTCGTCTCGTCATGAGGCAATCGAAAACTCTCAAGATCTGTGCTAATCACTTCG ttaaACAGGGGATGAGTGTCCAGGAACACGTTGGAAATGAAAAGTCTTGTGTGTGGCACGCACGTGACTTTGCTGATGGTGAACTCAAGGATGAGCTTTTCTGCATCCGTTTCGCTTCTATTGAGA ACTGCAAAGCATTTATGCAGAAGTTCAATGAAGTTGCTGAATCTGAAGTagagaaagaagagagcaaAGATGCCTCTGACACGGCTGGTCTTCTCGAGAAGCTGAGCGTggaagaaacagaaacagaggagaaacctgtggagaaggagaagactgaagcagaggagaagaagaaaagcgAGCCAGAGAAAGCTGTTGAAGTAAAGAAAACCGAAGAGGCTAGTCCCTCGACTTAA
- the LOC108821577 gene encoding protein PSY3: MGYCSAIRLCLCIFFALSIVSTARLGFSFSENEKMVVRGRSLMMVSTNDYDEPSANGRHNPPGGRHGGGRRG; encoded by the exons ATGGGTTATTGTTCTGCGATTAGGCTTTGTTTATGCATCTTCTTTGCACTTTCAATCGTCTCTACGGCTCGACTCGGTTTTTCGTTTTCAG AAAATGAAAAGATGGTGGTGAGAGGAAGATCATTGATGATGGTGAGCACCAATGACTACGACGAGCCATCGGCCAACGGCAGACACAACCCACCTGGTGGGAGGCACGGTGGAGGTCGGAGAGGATGA
- the LOC130498852 gene encoding internal alternative NAD(P)H-ubiquinone oxidoreductase A1, mitochondrial, translated as MSWIKNLVRISRTTSSVGNLFRNHESYTLSSRFCTALQHQQQQQSETVQATEVVNGFEKQQQQHRYEGLAPTKEGEKPRLLVLGSGWAGCRLMKGIDTSIYDVVCVSPRNHMVFTPLLASTCVGTLEFRSVAEPISRIQPAISREPGSYYFLANCSRLDSQNHEVHCETVTDALSTVKPWKFKIAYDKLVLACGAEASTFGINGVLENAIFLREVHHAQEIRRKLLLNLMLSEVPGLGVEEKKRLLHCVVVGGGPTGVEFSGELSDFIMKDVRQRYAHVKDDIRVTLIEARDILSSFDDGLRQYAIKQLNKSGVKLVRGIVKEVKPQRLILDDGTEVPYGLLVWSTGVGPSSFVRSLDLPKDPGGRIGIDEWMRVPSVQDVFAIGDCSGYLESTGKSTLPALAQVAEREGKYLANLLNVMGKAGGGRAWSAKDTELGEPFVYKHLGSMATIGRYKALVDLRESKQGKGISMGGFLSFFIWRSAYLTRVVSWRNRFYVFINWITTFVFGRDTSRL; from the exons ATGTCTTGGATCAAGAACCTCGTAAGGATCTCTCGGACAACTTCTTCTGTCGGAAACTTGTTCAGAAACCACGAATCCTACACTCTCTCATCTCGTTTCTGCACGGCTCTGCAACATCAGCAGCAACAACAGAGCGAGACGGTTCAAGCAACGGAGGTCGTTAATGGGTTtgagaaacaacaacaacaacatcgtTACGAAGGTTTGGCTCCGACCAAAGAAGGAGAGAAGCCGAGACTGCTGGTTCTAGGGTCGGGTTGGGCAGGTTGTCGTCTTATGAAGGGAATCGATACGAGCATTTACGACGTTGTTTGCGTCTCTCCTAGGAACCACATGGTCTTCACTCCTCTCTTGGCTTCTACTTGCGTGGGTACGCTTGAGTTTAGGTCCGTTGCAGAACCAATTTCTCGTATCCAACCGGCTATTTCACGTGAACCTGGTTCTTATTACTTCCTCGCTAATTGCTCAAGACTTGATTCCCAAAACCATGAG GTGCATTGTGAGACAGTAACTGATGCGTTAAGCACAGTGAAGCCATGGAAGTTCAAGATCGCTTATGACAAACTTGTACTAGCTTGTGGTGCAGAGGCATCCACATTTGGGATTAACGGCGTTTTGGAAAACGCCATCTTCCTCCGTGAGGTTCACCACGCTCAGGAGATACGTAGAAAGCTTCTTCTTAACCTCATGCTCTCTGAAGTTCCAG GCCTTGGtgtggaggagaagaagaggttGTTGCATTGCGTTGTGGTTGGAGGTGGTCCCACTGGTGTAGAGTTTAGTGGTGAGTTGAGTGATTTCATCATGAAAGATGTTCGTCAGAGATATGCTCATGTCAAAGATGACATCCGTGTTACTTTAATCGAG gcAAGGGATATACTTTCTTCTTTTGACGATGGGCTCAGACAATATGCAATCAAGCAGCTAAACAAG TCTGGAGTGAAGCTAGTACGTGGGATTGTGAAAGAAGTGAAGCCTCAAAGGCTAATACTTGACGATGGAACCGAAGTTCCTTACGGTCTCTTAGTCTGGTCAACTGGTGTTGGTCCATCTTCATTTGTAAGGTCTCTCGATCTTCCAAAAGATCCAGGTGGAAG GATTGGAATTGATGAGTGGATGCGTGTGCCTTCTGTACAAGACGTGTTTGCAATTGGTGACTGTAGTGGATATCTTGAGAGCACAGGGAAGTCAACACTTCCCGCTCTTGCACAG GTGGCTGAGAGAGAAGGCAAGTACTTGGCGAATCTACTGAACGTGATGGGGAAAGCTGGAGGAGGAAGAGCCTGGAGCGCAAAGGACACTGAACTCGGAGAGCCGTTTGTGTACAAGCACTTGGGAAGTATGGCTACTATTGGGAGATACAAAGCTCTCGTTGATCTCCGTGAGAGCAAG CAAGGAAAAGGGATATCAATGGGTGGTTTTCTGAGCTTTTTCATATGGAGGTCAGCGTATCTGACTCGAGTCGTCAGCTGGAGAAACCGTTTCTACGTCTTTATTAACTGGATCACCACTTTCGTTTTCGGCCGTGACACTAGCCGTCTCTGA
- the LOC130498853 gene encoding uncharacterized protein LOC130498853, giving the protein MGINTKDIGTLVWKILIIITRNVYTYVRKYPVISGVSSATFLLYTFLPRLFYFILCSSPFIACSAFYLRNHLRSKPPKVESISTSKGLPPFSPEGSERGGGTTRRADLKHQRSVRRNARREVEEVGKDWDSSQASEDERDQVILTTLYGEFPNPQKFKDRDFLALQEFSFEPNLDEEKKDGAFLAPQEFSFEPNPNEEKRDGAFLASQEYGFEPNLNKETPSTTGNFSFLHPYERLTSGGGETEVECSSSSSSSSSSEGGEEEETLLEDKKIIAWTDDDQKNLMDLGNSEMERNKRLEHLITRRRTRRQVLLAAERSLMDMEVPPVCVGRNYFGLDHDEEDCMIDGLQIPESAPSVMLPTKNPFDLPYDPQEEKPNLSGDSFHQEFSADNPNPSESFFCHHESFCRKVLPSETQVDSRLEQWKKSTDGWLRPQQGRDDDGLVGNKPLLSETKDMETEHITETVLSDSNSLLVPQERVDSNVSDEVYSSGAFVVKPNGDHYRGGNAAMGLNPRKTVSRSTSLAPERQTYMEHFGYSTVKGHKVTKSGESDLQVEFSEVGSPPATADWNHSSDDEKTLFVNESDTGKETCFSGEETEAKEKSIVDSDADSQMLPVEKLDQDFNMSSQESDAAKQFEGMSDGTDVNGRSEEEAIVPHTNEVILEEPPEHLRNLVDEMKMSYESDEPGPSERRTNQDSEDHGGLIAEERQEIVEPEASVVNHVTSDESDTSPTSVLPDMSLPLGQALNLTSENLELASGSQPGAVISDHEPSQSQLGGDRNSIEETEAI; this is encoded by the exons ATGGGAATCAATACCAAAGATATCGGAACTCTCGTCTGGAAAATTCTCATAATCATCACGAGAAATGTTTACACATACGTTAGAAAATACCCAGTCATCTCTGGTGTTTCTTCTGCTACCTTCCTCTTATACACTTTCCTTCCACGGCTTTTCTATTTCATCCTCTGCTCCTCTCCCTTCATCGCATGTTCCGCGTTCTATCTTCGAAACCATCTAAGATCCAAGCCTCCGAAGGTCGAAAGCATCAGTACCTCTAAAGGGTTACCGCCGTTTTCCCCCGAGGGTTctgagagaggaggaggaactaCAAGGAGAGCTGACTTGAAGCACCAGCGAAGCGTTAGACGAAACGCTAGAAGGGAAGTTGAGGAGGTTGGCAAAGATTGGGACTCTTCTCAGGCTAGCGAGGATGAGAGAGACCAAGTCATTTTGACCACTCTCTACGGCGAATTCCCCAACCCTCAAAAATTCAAGGACAGAGACTTTCTTGCGTTGCAAGAATTCTCCTTTGAGCCTAACCTAGACGAGGAAAAGAAAGACGGAGCCTTTCTTGCCCCACAAGAATTCTCCTTTGAGCCTAACCCCAACGAAGAAAAGAGAGACGGAGCCTTTCTTGCGTCGCAAGAATACGGCTTTGAGCCTAACCTAAACAAGGAAACTCCTTCCACAACTGGAAATTTTTCCTTTCTACATCCATATGAGAGGCTAACGAGTGGAGGTGGTGAAACTGAAGTTGAgtgttcatcatcatcatcatcatcatcatcatcagaaggaggagaagaagaagaaactttacTTGAAGACAAAAAGATCATAGCTTGGACCGACGATGATCAGAAGAATCTAATGGATCTAGGTAACTCTGAGATGGAACGTAACAAGAGATTAGAGCATTTGATTACTAGAAGAAGAACGAGGAGACAAGTCTTACTTGCAGCAGAGAGAAGCCTAATGGATATGGAGGTTCCTCCTGTTTGTGTTGGAAGAAACTACTTCGGTTTGGATCATGATGAAGAAGACTGTATGATTGATGGACTTCAAATTCCTGAGTCTGCGCCTTCTGTGATGTTACCAACAAAGAACCCGTTTGATCTTCCTTATGATCCTCAAGAGGAGAAGCCTAACCTCTCAGGTGATAGTTTTCATCAAGAGTTCTCTGCAGACAACCCTAACCCTAGTGAGAGCTTCTTCTGCCACCATGAGAGCTTTTGCCGCAAAGTCTTGCCATCTGAAACTCAGGTTGACTCGAGATTGGAACAGTGGAAAAAGTCAACTGATGGTTGGCTTAGACCACAGCAAG GTAGAGATGATGATGGTTTGGTTGGGAATAAACCACTTCTATCGGAAACAAAAGATATGGAGACAGAACACATCACAGAGACCGTTTTGAGTGATTCAAATTCATTGCTTGTTCCTCAAGAAAGAGTAGATTCCAATGTCTCAGATGAAGTATATTCTTCTGGAGCTTTCGTAGTAAAACCAAATGGTGATCATTATCGTGGTGGAAATGCTGCAATGGGTCTGAATCCTAGAAAAACTGTGTCACGTTCGACTTCATTAGCACCAGAAAGGCAAACATACATGGAACATTTTGGTTACAGCACAGTGAAAGGGCATAAGGTGACAAAATCTGGGGAATCTGATCTTCAGGTTGAGTTTTCTGAAGTGGGATCACCTCCCGCTACCGCTGATTGGAATCATTCTTCTGATGACGAGAAGACACTCTTTGTAAACGAGTCAGACACAGGCAAGGAAACATGCTTTAGTGGTGAGGAAACTGAGGCTAAAGAGAAGAGTATTGTGGATAGTGATGCAGATTCCCAAATGTTACCTGTGGAGAAACTTGATCAAGATTTCAATATGAGTTCTCAAGAAAGTGACGCAGCCAAACAATTTGAGGGTATGTCTGATGGTACAGATGTCAATGGAAGATCTGAGGAAGAGGCCATAGTTCCTCACACCAATGAAGTTATACTAGAG GAACCACCTGAACATCTCCGAAATTTGGTAGATGAGATGAAGATGAGTTATGAGTCAGATGAACCTGGACCCTCTGAGAGAAGAACCAATCAAGACAGCGAAGACCACGGCGGCCTAATAGCTGAAGAGAGGCAAGAGATAGTGGAACCAGAAGCTTCAGTTGTGAATCATGTCACATCTGATGAATCTGATACTTCACCAACATCTGTGTTACCAGACATGTCGTTACCATTAGGCCAGGCTTTGAATTTGACCTCTGAGAATTTGGAACTTGCATCAGGTAGTCAACCGGGAGCTGTGATTTCAGATCATGAACCATCTCAGAGTCAATTGGGTGGTGATAGGAACAGTATAGAAGAAACAGAGGCTATCTAA
- the LOC108822114 gene encoding zinc finger CCCH domain-containing protein 4, with the protein MAHRILRDHDADGWERSDFPIVCESCLGDNPYVRMTKAEYDKECKICTRPFTVFRWRPGRDARYKKTEICQTCCKLKNVCQVCLLDLEYGLPVQARDTALNITTHDSIPKSDVNREYFAEEHDRKTRAGLDYESSFGKMRPNDTILKLQRTTPYYKRNRAHVCSFYIRGECTRGEECPYRHEMPETGELSQQNIKDRYYGVNDPVAMKLLGKAGEMGTLESPDDESIKTLYVGGLNSRILEQDLRDQFYAYGEIESIRILAEKACAFVTYTTREGAEKAAQELSNRLVVNGQRLKLMWGRPQAPRPDQDGSNQQGGVAHSGLLPRTIISQQHNQPPPMQQYYMHPPPPNQDKPYYPSMDPQRMGAVVSTQEAGGSSTESNGPSSSYMMPPHQPYPPAPYGYMPSPYQQQYPGPMHHHYAPPPAAYQSYPQQPRPESRPAPSPSAVSAPPPDNAPAGSGAPSGSSQQPPAASTTTDSSQ; encoded by the exons ATGGCTCACAGGATACTGAGAGATCACGACGCCGATGGATGGGAACGCTCCGACTTCCCAATCGTCTGCGAATCTTGCCTCGGTGACAATCCCTACGTTCGAATG ACCAAGGCGGAGTATGATAAGGAGTGTAAGATATGCACAAGGCCTTTCACTGTGTTTAGGTGGAGACCTGGGAGAGACGCTAGGTACAAGAAAACCGAGATTTGTCAGACTTGCTGCAAGCTGAAGAACGTGTGTCAAGTCTGCCTTCTGGATCTTGAGTATGGTCTTCCTGTTCAAGCTAGGGACACTGCCCTCAACATCACTACTCATGACTCTATCCCAAAGAGTGATGTCAACAGAGAGTACTTCGCTGAGGAGCATGACAGGAAG ACTAGAGCTGGACTGGATTATGAATCTTCGTTCGGGAAGATGCGTCCTAATGATACTATTCTAAAGCTTCAAAGGACAACACCGTACTATAAGAGGAACAGAGCGCATGTTTGTAGTTTCTACATCAGGGGCGAGTGTACTAGAGGTGAGGAATGTCCGTATCGGCATGAGATGCCTGAAACAGGAGAGCTTTCGCAGCAGAACATTAAAGACCGTTATTATGG TGTTAATGATCCAGTTGCGATGAAGTTACTTGGAAAAGCTGGTGAGATGGGCACGTTAGAATCACCAGACGACGAAAGCATCAAAACGCTTTACGTCGGTGGACTTAACTCGAGAATCCTCGAGCAGGACTTACGAGACCAGTTCTACGCTTACGGAGAGATCGAGTCCATCAGAATCTTGGCCGAGAAAGCTTGTGCCTTTGTCACATACACAACCCGTGAAGGAGCAGAGAAGGCTGCGCAAGAGCTCTCCAACAGGCTAGTCGTCAATGGTCAGAGGCTAAAGCTCATGTGGGGAAGACCTCAGGCTCCCAGACCTGATCAAGATGGTTCGAACCAACAGGGCGGTGTGGCTCATAGTGGTTTGCTACCTCGAACCATTATATCTCAGCAACATAATCAACCGCCACCAATGCAGCAGTACTACATGCACCCACCACCACCCAACCAAGACAAACCTTATTACCCATCTATGGACCCACAGAGAATGGGTGCAGTCGTTTCAACCCAAGAAGCTGGTGGTTCAAGCACTGAGAGCAACGGACCTTCGTCTTCTTACATGATGCCTCCACACCAGCCGTACCCGCCAGCACCATATGGATACATGCCATCGCCCTACCAGCAGCAGTATCCTGGTCCTATGCACCACCACTATGCACCACCTCCAGCTGCTTACCAATCATACCCACAGCAACCTCGTCCTGAATCAAGGCCTGCACCATCGCCAAGCGCAGTCTCTGCTCCACCACCTGACAATGCACCTGCTGGATCTGGCGCACCTTCAGGATCCTCTCAGCAACCTCCTGCTGCTTCTACTACAACTGATTCATCTCAATAG